The nucleotide sequence AAACCATGCTCTTCCTGACCCTTAAATCCTTCCGTGGCTAGCCACACCCAGAAGCCACAGTAACGGGTGGGTGACACCTCCTCGGCCTCAGCTGGCTCTGTGGTAATGCGGAAGAAATTCTCTCCTGTGTAGACAGGCCATGCTCCATCATCGGGAGACCTGTGAGGGGAAGCAAACATCGCCAATCAGTAAAAGGAATAAGAATGAGATAAAAATCAAGTGCGGAAATGTAATAAAATTCCACTAGTTAAGCGGCACAATCAGCACAACCATGGAAGTTGCTCTGTGACAAAGTGCAAATGGGCGGGTCTTTCCTCAATCCCCTGTCACTCAGCTGCCGGGTAGGACGACGGTAGCCAGAGTTGTGTTTGAGGAGGTTGGAAGCAGTCTGGAAGCTGTAGacacaggactcagctacacagctgcaaataaaatgttttaagtgtgttttaagcacATTATACAAATGTAACACTAGACGGCAGTGGTGAGCTTTAGGCAAATGCCATATATTTTTCAAGAcgcctttttaaaaaggtattttcacagcgttttttctATGTTTCTAGAGTCTACTACCAAGTCGTGTTTGCTCTGTGCCTGCGAAGAATGGAGAAGCATGATCTTTTGAGGGGTGAATGCTGCAAGCCCCTCCATCTTGTGCTCAGGTTGTATAGGTTTATCCTAAAAACGCCACAGTCGCCGCTGACCTTCACTCCAAGGAAACTGAACGCCAGCCTCTAAATCAACATGCACTGCTACTCAAAAGCAAGGCCATGTTTAACTTTTTGCCAGTTTGCTTTTCCTGGCCTTGATAAGATAACGTGGGATGTTTTGAAGAACATAAGCAAACCCGTTTACGATCCTGCAATACTCTCAATACAACAACTCACAATAGTAAGCCCAGAGCTTTttcaaaaatacataaataaaacgaTGACCCTTCCTTATTTTCTGTTTTTAgaataaatttttatttcccctccccccccccccacttctttactgttgtaagccactttgggtagGCTTTGcctggaaaagtggcatataaaatgtggggaggggggaggaaagattGTTGCTGTTCTGCCAATTCAGGCAATCAATGGTTATGATAAGAAAAGCCAAGAAATTTGGACTGCATGCACACTCTACATTTAGAGCACATCTCCTCCCCcacctgggaactctagtttgttcAAGGTGCTGAGAATTGGAGCTTAAGTGAAGAGTAATCTGcggctcccaggattccttgtgggGGGGCTGCTTTGAATGTTCAGTGCGTACGAAGTCTTGTTCTcaaaatggggaagaggaagagtgCCCAAAAGGGAAGCTTGCTATTCAAAGAGAACAAGGACCAGCTCTTCTGGAGGGatcacttaaaaaggtaaaggtacccctgcccgaacgggccagtcttgacagactctagggttgtgcgcccatctcacttaagaggccgggggccagcgctgtctggagacacttctgggtcacgtggccagcgtgacaagctgcatctggcgagccagtgcagcacatggaacgccgtttaccttcccgctggtaagcggtccctatttatctacttgcacccgggggtgctttcgaactgctaggttggcaggcgctgggaccgagcagtgggagcgcaccccgccgcggggattcgaaccaccgacctttcgatcggcaagccctaggcgctgaggcttttacccacagcgccacccacgtcccagaggGATCACTTACCCGGTCCTTATAAACTGTCCCCAGTAGCTCATAACCCTTTGGCTCAGGGTCCCCTCAGCCTCTGTGTATCCTGACGTAGACAGTGGGTCACCAAACAGAAAGGGCAGCTCAGCACAATGGGGCACTCCAACCCAGTCGGAGACGGTTACAAAGGAGGGCTGGTGAGTGAAGGCGTAGGCAAATGCTAGACTTTGGGCTTCTGCCATACGGGTGGCCACCACAGCCACAGGGCACAAGAAAAAGTAGTCTCCAGAAGCTTTGATCAAGGCGTTCCGATATCGTTCTTCCCCCTGCTCCTCCTGACTGTAGATGGTTGCTGCGGCTTTGATGATCACCTCAGGTGCCTCTGGGACCATCAGACGGAGGCCTTCCAAGAGTTGCTCGTAGTTAATCAGGCTGTCGTTGTATAGGCTGAAACCAGGGGCATTTCCTGCGAGGAAGATGGTGCTTTCATCACGGGTGAAGCCGGTCAGGATGGGTTTGTCCAAGAATTGCCCAGCTTCCAGAAGTTTAGAAGGGGCATCCGGAAGGAATTCCCCATCGGTTGTGGGCACGAAAGGGAAACCCAACAAGGTTTTATGACTGAGGATAGGCAAGTCCTTCATCATCTCCCCTGGGTCTTTCTTCCGCAGGCATCGCACCACAGCCCTGTCATCACCCTCGGCGCAGCCCAAAAACCGGCCCAGGGTTCGCCCTCTGTTCGTAGCCTCCTCAGGCTTCACCCAAGCCCAGGGGGAAATTGCG is from Podarcis muralis chromosome 2, rPodMur119.hap1.1, whole genome shotgun sequence and encodes:
- the LOC114588580 gene encoding acetylcholinesterase-like; translation: MAQRVAMMLCRVFSCLFLLGLSSASEEDIVVITSSGPIRGKRLMTDSGAVTAFLGIPYAEPPVGELRFQKPRPHQPWNHTLSATSFGNTCHQGGIELPGYRAEQNSESTLSEDCLVLNVWVPHPRPSAPAPAFVWIHGGGFLNGSGSVDRSFLAATENIIVASMNYRLGALGFLSLPPEAPGNAGLWDQHLALSWLRENMAAFGGDPTRLTLGGQSAGAASVGFHLLSPASQALFDQATLQSGAAISPWAWVKPEEATNRGRTLGRFLGCAEGDDRAVVRCLRKKDPGEMMKDLPILSHKTLLGFPFVPTTDGEFLPDAPSKLLEAGQFLDKPILTGFTRDESTIFLAGNAPGFSLYNDSLINYEQLLEGLRLMVPEAPEVIIKAAATIYSQEEQGEERYRNALIKASGDYFFLCPVAVVATRMAEAQSLAFAYAFTHQPSFVTVSDWVGVPHCAELPFLFGDPLSTSGYTEAEGTLSQRVMSYWGQFIRTGSPDDGAWPVYTGENFFRITTEPAEAEEVSPTRYCGFWVWLATEGFKDSEQVDEESDSDW